From the Bacteroidales bacterium genome, the window ACCCGGAATCCGGTTTTGAATTTGTCTCCCTTCCTGTCAGGGAAAAATTAAGCGGCAGAGCGGAAGGATCGGGCGGTAAGCCGGGCGGATCGCTCGGCAATCCCGGACAGGCCGGGCGCCAAACAGGCCAGGCTTTCAGTGAACAAGAAGGTCCGGACTGGCAGGAAAAGGGCATTTATCCCTGGACCCTGGAGAATGCCCCGGTGGAATTGCACAGCAGAGGCAGGATCATTCCCGACTGGGAACTGTACCGGGAGATGGCCGGTCCGCTTCCACACAGCCTGCCCCTGAAGCACCTGCAGGGCGATCTCCCGCTGGAGATCACCCTGATTCCCTACGGGTGTTCAACCCTCAGAATTACTGAATTCCCGGTGGTGCGGTAGTTTATTTTTTAAGCGCTTCACTCCCTGTTTTGCATAAAACCGAACTTCAAAGTCCTCGTTGCTAAACACGGCTTTTAAAGGTTCAATAGCACGGGGATTTCCCGATTGAATGCAGACAATGACCGCGTTTCTTCTTACATCGACATGCTCGTCCTGCAGTTCTCCGATGGCCTGGGTGAGCCCAATGCCGGGATCGATTTGCACGATGGCATCCAGGGCAGCTATCTGGTTGTAATGTTCTCCACCGTTCAATCCTTCCAGCAGGACCGGAAGGGCACCCGGGTCTCCTATGGTACCCAGAGCCCCGTAAATGAGAAAGAAGTTGTTATCCTGGGTGGGATTGGTCAGTATGCCGGCGAGGCTGTCCGAAGCAAGGGCCGATTTGATTTCCCCTGCCGCCACAATGGCACTGCTTCGTACCCGTTTTACGGAGTCGTACAGGGACCGGACAATGATGTCTTCTGCTTCCCGGACTTTCATGCTGCCCAGATGCATCAGGGCAAACTCCCGGATCACCGGATTGGGGCTTTCGGAAAGGCCAAGATGGAGATCCTTTCCGGCCTCCCCGTACCCGGGGATCTGTTCGATCAGGGCATAAATCTCACGGCGCTTGTCCTGGGCCTCCTCCAGTTTTGCCTGTACTTCGCTCAGTTCCTGCTTGCTTTCTTCAGGCGTTTCTGCCTTTCTGTCCGATCCACCCAGGTCCATCCAGAACAGGGAGAGCGCCATGAATATACCGGTGTAGATCAGTACGATCCAGAGTACCTGTCTCCGCTTTCCGGGGAATTCTCCTCCTGTGACCATCCGGCCCGGCCAGGTGAGGATCCTGTTCAGCCATTTCGGAAGCGGAAAAAAAAAGAGGGAGGATTCCCTGTAGCTTGCATAGCTTCCCCCGGTGATCTTCATCATCCGGATCTCCTCCATCATGCAGATCCCGATAATGATCATGGTCATCAGCAGCCAGGGAAGGGAAGAGGGTACCTGCCAGGTCATTTTCATGCTTCTTTCATGGGGAGAGAAAAGAATGAAGCCATAACTCCAGAGAATCCAGCCCAGGTACTGCGGGTGGCGGGATATTTTATAAATCCAGGAGCTTGCCACTTTATCACCGCTGTACCTGGTTTTAAACCAGAGCAGGACGCCCCAGGTAAAAAGAAAGGCCCCCGCAGCCATAAAAAACCAGGAAATAAAATCATGCGCATCCCAATGGAAGAGCCCCAGGAACCACCTGAGGATCCAGTAGGGAACATAGATAACTTTCCCGAGATCGAGGATATCGAAGGATATTTCCAGGAAAGGGAGCCAGCCCACCCGGAGGAATCCCAGTCCGGCCAGGAAAAACATACTGAAGGCAAACTGACCGAATACCGGGATAAAGAGACCAACGGCTCCGGTCACGGCCAAGCCGGTTTTCCGGGTGAGATAACTTACAACGATCAATCCAAGGATCAGGATCAGCGAGCCATAGCCGATCCATCTCAGGTGAAGTCCCTGGATAAAAAGCTCGGTTTTAAAAGCATTTGCATCCCCTCCGCCGTGGTCAAACTGGGGAAACCCAAGATTGTTCTGCAGGCCTGCATCCAGCAGCGTGGGAAGTTCGATAAAGGCAAAAACTAAACCAAAGGAGAAAACAATGGCAAGGAGGAGCAGTCCTGCATTGTTCAGGAAATTACGTTTCATGTCGGTGTATTAAACTATCGTTCAAATACAATACGCATACGGACCTTTTCGTCAGTGGTTCCGCTTTCGTTCCTGGCAGGATTCCAGAGGGGACCTTCCTGCAAAAGCCTGATGGCCTCTTCTGTATACATTGAACCGGGAGAACGAAGAGTCTGAATACCGGAAATAGATCCATCCCTGGCCACGTTAAACCTCAGGACCACTACCTCCCTCTTACTCAGGGTATCTCCGGCTGGGAACCGGATCTGCTCCTCTATGTACATCTTGAAGGACTCGAGCCCCCCTTCAGGCTCTGCCCTTTGGGATGTATATTCTTTTGATTCAAGTCTCACCTGCTTTGCCTTATCGCCCGGATCGGCCGGTTTACCGCCCTCGTATCCGATGACCACCACCTCATCTGAAACGGCCAGATCGGGCTGTGCCTCCACACCCACCTCACCGGCCACCGGAGCAGGAGTCCTGGCCTCCACCTCCAGCGCCTTTACCTCCAGCGCCTTTACCTCCAGCGCCTTTACCTCCGGCGCCCTTACCTCCGGCGCCTGGTCTTCTATCGCCATTTCCTCTACCGCTTTTTTGTCCAAAGCCCTTTTCCCCGGTCCTTTGTCCTCCGGTGCTATTTCAGCAGGGTCCGTGGCCCCGGCAGCCTTAGCCAAGACCGGTTCAGCCTCAGCCACAACCGGTTCATTCCTTTCGGCAATCTTTGTTTGACGAATCCTCCTTGTACTGACGTCCCTTTCAAGACCAGTTTTTTCCACGATGGTTTCTTCTTCAGGAACCCGCGCTTCTTCCTGGATCAAACCCATATCAGATTCCGCCTCTTCCGCTTCTGCTGTTTCCGGGGCGGGTGTTTCCCTATCTGCACTTGCATCTTCCTGAAGATATATTTGATCACCTGGCAGGGATTCCGGGGCAGTTTCAGGATCGAACTCATAAATATTCAGGAAAACAGTACCAACGATCAACAGGGAGGCCACTGAAGCCGCCACATAATACCAGGTGCGTCTTCTCCTTCTGCTCAGTCGCTTCTGTAAACCGGCATGAAGAGACAGCAGGTCTTCCTCCAGCTCACGGTCAGAAACCTGCTCCATACCCTCCAACGCTTCCTTTTCAAAAGGATCAGCCTCCAGGTCTCTTTCAAAGGAATAACGATCCCCGGGAGAAAGTTCTCCTTTCAGGTACTTCAGGTACTCCTGGGTGCTTCTATGTTTCCTTTTAGCGGTCATTTGTTTTTTTCCAGACAGATTTTCAAATTTCTTTTACCGTTCTGGAGATAGCTTTTCACCATTTTTTCACTGATCTGAATCTTTTCCGCGATCTCCTGGTAACAGAGTTTCTCATAATAGAAGAGTACAATACACTGTTTCTGTTCATTCTTTAACTGCTCAATACAGTTTTTTAAGGCGTCCTCCACAGTATCCACAGTAGCCGGCTCTTCGTCTATAGGATGCAAAGCCTGCTCCGATTCCATAAATTCCCGTTCGATTTTATACTTTTCCATACGGCCCGACACACTTTTCTGCGAGCGGATCTGCATCAAAGAGTGGTTTTTGGTCAGGACAAACAGCCAGTTTTTGAAATTCCGCACCTCCTGTCCGGGCAGGTCAGTTACCAGTTTTTCGAAGATCTGCATGACCGCATCTTTGGCTTCTTCTCTGTTTTCCAGGTATTTGAGTGACACCCCGTAAACCAGGTGCATGTAGCGGGAATAAAGTTCTCCCAGCGTATCCAGGCTGCCCGTACGTTTGAATTGCAGGAGGAGTTCCTCATCGCTGCGTTCGGGATGTTTACCGCTGATTTCGAGCATAAGCCGGGAATGAATTGAGCTAAAATTAAAAAAAATTGCCTTAGGTTTTATGGAATCGGGGAGAAGGCTGCATCCTAAGGGTGAAGTCAAACAAAAAAACAGAAATCATGAAAGCAATCATTTCAATACTTACAGTTCTTTTTTTCTCAGCCTTCAGCCTGGCGCCCGATCAGATCCGTACGATCGGCGGAACGGTCAGTGATGAAGCGGGAAATCCTTTGTCGGGTGTCACCGTCGTGGTGAAAGGAAGCACCCAGGGCACCATTACAGATGTGAACGGCGCCTTCCGGCTCCAGATAAGCTCAGAAGCCAAAACCCTGGTATTCTCTTATGCCGGATATGAAACCGAGGAAGTCAAAATACCCCGTTCCAACCGTATTCATATCAGCCTTCAGCCATCCAGCCAGGCGCTGGAGGAGGTGATTCATATGGAATATGACATGGAATATGACATGGCGGCCCCCAGGGAAGCGAAATCCTCCGGTGTACCGCTCCTCGGTGCCTCCTCAAATTCATACATCAAACGGGCAAGCTACCCGAGCTTTGCTGCACCCGAGCAGGGTTATATCCAGCACAATACAGAAGGATACACGGCCATTGATGAAAACGGATTTAAAGATGTGCTTCACAATCCCCTGTCCACCTTCAGCATTGATGTGGACAGGGCCTCCTACTCCAACGTACGCAGGTTCCTGAATATGGGACAACTTCCCCCCATGGATGCGGTCCGGATCGAAGAGATGATCAACTATTTCTCCTATGATTACCCCGAACCGGAAGGCAGGCATCCCTTCTCTGTCTACACTGAAATCTCACAATGCCCTTGGAACAGCAAGCACCAGCTGTTGCACGTGGGACTTAAAGGCAAGAGCATTGACAAGGATGAATTGCCTCCGTCCAACCTGGTCTTTCTGATCGATGTGTCGGGTTCCATGAGTGATGCCAGTAAACTTCCTCTTCTGAAGCAGGCCTTTCGTATGCTGGTCAATGAGCTGAGGCCCGAGGACCGGGTGGCCATCGTGGTCTATGCGGGGGCAGCCGGATTGGTCCTGGAATCTACCCCGGGCAATGAGAAAGCCAGGATCCTGGCCGCACTGGACCAATTGCAATCGGGCGGATCCACCGCCGGTGGTGCCGGTCTGAAGCTGGCCTACAAGGTCGCCCAGGAGAATTTTGCCGTGGAGGGCAATAACCGGATCATCCTGGCAACAGACGGCGATTTTAATGTGGGTTCTTCCAGCAATGCCGAAATGGAACGCCTGATCGAAGAGAAGCGCGAACACGGCGTGTTTATGACCGTGCTGGGATTCGGCATGGGCAATTACAAGGATGACAAGATGGAGATCATTGCCGACAAGGGCAATGGCAATTATGCCTATATCGATAACATCCAGGAGGCCCGCAAGGTCTTTATCACCGAATTTGGCGGAACGCTCTTCACCATCGCCAAGGATGTGAAGTTCCAGATGGAATTCAACCCTGCCCGTGTGAAAGGATACCGGCTGGTGGGTTATGAGAACCGCCTGCTGAATGATGAAGATTTCAATGACGATAAGAAGGATGCCGGAGAAATGGGTGCCGGACATACGGTAACCGCACTCTATGAGATCATTCCCGCCGGTTCGGATGAGCCGCTGAAAAGCATAGCCCCATTGAAGTACCAGGCTAACAGGGCTGATGCAAAAGCTTCTGAAAAGGTGCAAGCCGACCCCAAAGCCGAGCTGATGACCGTGAAACTGCGCTATAAGCAGCCCGACGGAGATACCAGCACCAGGGTGGAGATCCCGGTCAAAGGAAAGGTTCTGGACCTGGAAGAAACCTCGGATAATTTCCGCTTTTCTGCAGCCATCGCTGAATTCGGACTGCTCCTCAGAAACTCCGAATACAAGGCAGAAGCTTCCATGGAGGAGGTGATTGCCCTTGCAAAAGAGGCCAGGGGAGAGGACGAGGAAGGTTACCGCTCCGAATTCCTGAAGCTGGTGAGACTGGCCGACTCCCTGAAAGAGTGGAGCGCTGAAAATTAGTATATTAAGGCACCCAAGCACCCCAGCAGAAGCTGGCTCAGAGGCTGTCCAGACCGGGCAGCCTCTGTTTATTGTCACAGACTTGAATCAATAAAAGCAATATTACAACCGCACAATCTTTCATTCCGGTTGTCAATACAGAGTGAAGAGCAGACTTGAAATGGTATCTCCGGGATCATAAGACAAAATACAACGGACAGAAAATGAATTCTGAAGAACATCGCATTACAAATCAACTCATGCATGAGAGCAGTCCCTATCTCTTGCAGCATGCCCATAACCCGGTAAACTGGTACCCCTGGGGAGCAAAAGCACTGGAAAAGGCCCGGGAAGAAAAAAAATTGATCATCATCAGCATTGGCTATGCAGCCTGTCACTGGTGTCACGTCATGGAACACGAAAGTTTTGAGGACGAAGCCATTGCCAGATTCATGAATGAACATTTCGTTTCGGTCAAAGTGGATCGGGAAGAGCGGCCCGATATAGACCAGGTCTATATGAATGCTGTTCAGCTGATTGAGGGCAGGGTAGGCTGGCCACTGAACTGTATCGCTCTGCCCGATGGACGGCCCATTTATGGCGGCACCTATTTCCCTAAGGATCAATGGCTCCATATGCTTTCCCAGGTCCTGACTTTTGTAAAGGAACATCCGGACAAAACAGAACAACAGGCCAGAGCGCTCACAGAAGGTCTGCAGTCCAGTGACCTGATTTCGCTGAATATCGAGAAAGCGGAGGTTTCTATTGGTGACCTGGATCAGGTTTTTTCTGCCTGGGAAAGCAGTCTGGATGATGTCCACGGGGGGCACAAAGGGGCCCCGAAATTCCCGCTGCCTGTTGGCTTCCAGTACTTGCTTCAGTACCATTATCTTACTGGTAATGCAGATGCCTTAAGAGCCGTCCAGTTAACCTTGAACAAAATGGCTGATGGCGGTATTTATGATCAGATTGGAGGTGGATTTGCCCGCTATGCTGTGGATGCATTCTGGAAAGTACCCCATTTTGAGAAAATGCTATACGATAATGCACAGCTCGTCAGCCTGTATTCATCAGCCTATCAGCATACCAGGGATGTCAACTATAAAATTGTCGTAAGCCAAACTCTGGATTTTATACAAAGAGAACTAAGCTCTGATGAAGGGGGTTTCTATTCTTCCCTGGATGCGGATAGCGAGGGAGAAGAAGGAAAGTATTATGTCTGGACCAAAGATGAGTTGCAGCAGATTCTGGGTGATATGGCAGACTTAATCATCGAGTATTACCGTGTGGAAGAGAAAGGAAACTGGGAGCATGGCCGGAATATCCTGTTCAAATCCGGGAATGATAAACAGACGGCTTTTAAGTACAACATCACTGAAACTGATCTGCTCCGGCAGGTTTCCCTGGCGAAAAAAATTTTGCTGAAAGAAAGAATGAAGCGGATCCCGCCCGGATTGGATGATAAGATCATTACTGCGTGGAATGCGCTTATGCTTAAAGCCTGTTTGGATGCCTATCATGCGTTTGACAACAGCAAGTATCTGGATATGGCCCTGCAGAACGCCAGGTTTATCCAGGAAAAACTAAAAGCGCCGGATCACAGACTAAACCGGAACTACAAAAACGGCAAGGCTTCCATCAATGCATTTCTGGATGATTATGCCTTTACGATCGCGGCTTTAATTTCTTTGTATCAGACCACCTTAGATGAAAAGTGGATAGAAGATGCACAGCTCCTGACAGACTATGCCATTGATCACTTTTATGATCCTGCAAGCGGCATGTTTTTTTACACTTCCGATGTGGATCCAGCATTAATCGCCCGGAAAATGGAAGTCACCGACAATGTCATTCCCGCCTCCAATTCTGAGATGGCCAAAAACCTGTTTATACTCGGAACTTATTTCAACAATAATGACCACATCTACCTGGCCAGACAGATGCTCAATAATGTAAAGGCGGGAACTTCAACAGGTGGCGCCTATTATGCAAACTGGGATATTTTGATGGCCTGGTTTACCAGTCCGCCCTACGAAGTTGCCATTCTGGGAGACGAATATAAGACCATTCGCAAAGCCTTCAACAAGAAGTACTTACCAGATGTGTTTTTCTCTGGGGGAAAAAGCGAAGGAAAACTCTCCCTGCTCCATGGAAAACTCATTCAAGGTCAAACCACCATTTATGTATGCCGGGATAAAGTGTGTAAACTGCCTGTAAATGAGGTCAAAGATGCCTTGAACCAGATGTATGAAAGCAAGTAAAAGTAATCTTTATCAGGGTTCGCTTTTTGTCTGATAAAATTAACATCTTCCTGTTATATACGTTTTGCGTATTGAATTTTTGATGGCTCTTATATCTGACGGGAACATCGATATCAGAATCCTGACTACATATACCAGTATGGAACTGCCATCTGGATATTTGGAAAAGCTAACTCAGAAACGATATAGCCAGAATACCATTAAAACCTATGTGAGCTACATGAGATCCTTCATGGACGAATTTGCTGGCCGGGATCTGCAATCCGTAACTATTCCGGAAATAAATGCTTACATCCTAAGGCTTATTCGCACCAGGGATATTTCAT encodes:
- a CDS encoding HEAT repeat domain-containing protein, which gives rise to MKRNFLNNAGLLLLAIVFSFGLVFAFIELPTLLDAGLQNNLGFPQFDHGGGDANAFKTELFIQGLHLRWIGYGSLILILGLIVVSYLTRKTGLAVTGAVGLFIPVFGQFAFSMFFLAGLGFLRVGWLPFLEISFDILDLGKVIYVPYWILRWFLGLFHWDAHDFISWFFMAAGAFLFTWGVLLWFKTRYSGDKVASSWIYKISRHPQYLGWILWSYGFILFSPHERSMKMTWQVPSSLPWLLMTMIIIGICMMEEIRMMKITGGSYASYRESSLFFFPLPKWLNRILTWPGRMVTGGEFPGKRRQVLWIVLIYTGIFMALSLFWMDLGGSDRKAETPEESKQELSEVQAKLEEAQDKRREIYALIEQIPGYGEAGKDLHLGLSESPNPVIREFALMHLGSMKVREAEDIIVRSLYDSVKRVRSSAIVAAGEIKSALASDSLAGILTNPTQDNNFFLIYGALGTIGDPGALPVLLEGLNGGEHYNQIAALDAIVQIDPGIGLTQAIGELQDEHVDVRRNAVIVCIQSGNPRAIEPLKAVFSNEDFEVRFYAKQGVKRLKNKLPHHREFSNSEG
- a CDS encoding sigma-70 family RNA polymerase sigma factor, coding for MLEISGKHPERSDEELLLQFKRTGSLDTLGELYSRYMHLVYGVSLKYLENREEAKDAVMQIFEKLVTDLPGQEVRNFKNWLFVLTKNHSLMQIRSQKSVSGRMEKYKIEREFMESEQALHPIDEEPATVDTVEDALKNCIEQLKNEQKQCIVLFYYEKLCYQEIAEKIQISEKMVKSYLQNGKRNLKICLEKNK
- a CDS encoding von Willebrand factor type A domain-containing protein, with protein sequence MKAIISILTVLFFSAFSLAPDQIRTIGGTVSDEAGNPLSGVTVVVKGSTQGTITDVNGAFRLQISSEAKTLVFSYAGYETEEVKIPRSNRIHISLQPSSQALEEVIHMEYDMEYDMAAPREAKSSGVPLLGASSNSYIKRASYPSFAAPEQGYIQHNTEGYTAIDENGFKDVLHNPLSTFSIDVDRASYSNVRRFLNMGQLPPMDAVRIEEMINYFSYDYPEPEGRHPFSVYTEISQCPWNSKHQLLHVGLKGKSIDKDELPPSNLVFLIDVSGSMSDASKLPLLKQAFRMLVNELRPEDRVAIVVYAGAAGLVLESTPGNEKARILAALDQLQSGGSTAGGAGLKLAYKVAQENFAVEGNNRIILATDGDFNVGSSSNAEMERLIEEKREHGVFMTVLGFGMGNYKDDKMEIIADKGNGNYAYIDNIQEARKVFITEFGGTLFTIAKDVKFQMEFNPARVKGYRLVGYENRLLNDEDFNDDKKDAGEMGAGHTVTALYEIIPAGSDEPLKSIAPLKYQANRADAKASEKVQADPKAELMTVKLRYKQPDGDTSTRVEIPVKGKVLDLEETSDNFRFSAAIAEFGLLLRNSEYKAEASMEEVIALAKEARGEDEEGYRSEFLKLVRLADSLKEWSAEN
- a CDS encoding thioredoxin domain-containing protein translates to MHESSPYLLQHAHNPVNWYPWGAKALEKAREEKKLIIISIGYAACHWCHVMEHESFEDEAIARFMNEHFVSVKVDREERPDIDQVYMNAVQLIEGRVGWPLNCIALPDGRPIYGGTYFPKDQWLHMLSQVLTFVKEHPDKTEQQARALTEGLQSSDLISLNIEKAEVSIGDLDQVFSAWESSLDDVHGGHKGAPKFPLPVGFQYLLQYHYLTGNADALRAVQLTLNKMADGGIYDQIGGGFARYAVDAFWKVPHFEKMLYDNAQLVSLYSSAYQHTRDVNYKIVVSQTLDFIQRELSSDEGGFYSSLDADSEGEEGKYYVWTKDELQQILGDMADLIIEYYRVEEKGNWEHGRNILFKSGNDKQTAFKYNITETDLLRQVSLAKKILLKERMKRIPPGLDDKIITAWNALMLKACLDAYHAFDNSKYLDMALQNARFIQEKLKAPDHRLNRNYKNGKASINAFLDDYAFTIAALISLYQTTLDEKWIEDAQLLTDYAIDHFYDPASGMFFYTSDVDPALIARKMEVTDNVIPASNSEMAKNLFILGTYFNNNDHIYLARQMLNNVKAGTSTGGAYYANWDILMAWFTSPPYEVAILGDEYKTIRKAFNKKYLPDVFFSGGKSEGKLSLLHGKLIQGQTTIYVCRDKVCKLPVNEVKDALNQMYESK
- a CDS encoding energy transducer TonB, with the translated sequence MTAKRKHRSTQEYLKYLKGELSPGDRYSFERDLEADPFEKEALEGMEQVSDRELEEDLLSLHAGLQKRLSRRRRRTWYYVAASVASLLIVGTVFLNIYEFDPETAPESLPGDQIYLQEDASADRETPAPETAEAEEAESDMGLIQEEARVPEEETIVEKTGLERDVSTRRIRQTKIAERNEPVVAEAEPVLAKAAGATDPAEIAPEDKGPGKRALDKKAVEEMAIEDQAPEVRAPEVKALEVKALEVKALEVEARTPAPVAGEVGVEAQPDLAVSDEVVVIGYEGGKPADPGDKAKQVRLESKEYTSQRAEPEGGLESFKMYIEEQIRFPAGDTLSKREVVVLRFNVARDGSISGIQTLRSPGSMYTEEAIRLLQEGPLWNPARNESGTTDEKVRMRIVFER